The following nucleotide sequence is from Gemmatimonadota bacterium.
TCCAGCTCGACGGCGCGGTGCTGATGCTCAACACCGCCTATGAGCGCGACGAGCGGCCCGCGGCGCCCGATCCGGCGCGCATCGCCGCGCATCAGGATACCGGCCTCTACTTCGGCACACCCGATGTCGACGCCGTCTACGAACATCTGCGCGGGCACGGTGTGAAGCTCGCGCCACCGATCATCGCGCCGTACGGCATGAAGCAACTCTACCTGCGCGACCCGGATGGCTATGTGCTCTGCTTTCAGGCACCGGCGACGTGAAGCGCGCGCTTGCGGCGCTCCTGATCGTCGTCACGGTTGCCAACTCTCCGCGGGCCGCTGCGCAGGCAACCACGCCCCTCCGCCCTGGCCGTGATTCACTCACGGTGAGTCTGGTCCGGGGTGCGGATACGGTGAAGACCGGGTGGATCCGTGACGAACTTCTCCTTCGCAACGAGAGCGGAGTCGCCACCGTCGTGCGGAATTACGAGACTCAGGACCGGGTACTCGGCAATTCCGTGTACACGGTGCGCGATCGGCTGAGTGATCTTCGCCCCATCAACGCCAGCGCGCACACCTCGCGCGGCGACCTCACGGTCAAATTCGGCCCGTTGCTGGCTTCAGGGTGGCTGCGTTCGCCGTCGGGGGATTCGATCCCGCTGACCGTCGTGCTGCCGCCCGATGCCATCAACTCCTCGACCTTCGACCTGCTGATTCGCGCCGCGCCGCTTCGCGCCGGCTGGGCACTCGACGTCCCCGCCGTGATCGCCGAGTCGGGTGAGGTCGTCCAGCTCACCGCGCACGTCGCAGGAGAAGACGTGATCGACGGTGTGACTACCTGGCGCGTCGAGGGCGTCTTCACCGGCATGCTGGTGACCTTCTGGGTCGCCAAAATTGACCGTCATATGGTGCTCCAACGGATGGCGCCGCCGGGTGGCTTCGTCATCCTGATCCGATCAACGGGGAAGTAGATGGAGTTCGAGCTTGCCGCTGGCATCGCTTTGCTCGAACGTACTCCTGCCACGCTGCGGGCGATGCTCATCGGGCTGCCCGCGGAGTGGGTCAATGCCACTGAAGGGCCCGAGAGCTGGAGTCCGTATGACATCCTCGGGCATCTCGTCCACGGTGAACAGACCGATTGGATCCCCCGGGCAGCCATCATCCTCGCGCAGGGGAGTGACCGTCGCTTCACCGTGTTCGATCGCTTCGCGCAGTTCCGAGAGAGTGAGGGGAAGACAACGACCGACCTGCTCGATGAATTCGACGCGCATCGCAAGGCGAGTCTCGCCACGCTCTCTGGTTGGCAATTGACCGAGGCACAGCTGACGCTCGAAGGGATCCATCCCGAGTTCGGGCCGGTGACCCTGCGCCAGCTCCTTGCGACCTGGGTCGCCCACGACCTCGGCCACATCGCCCAGATCGCCCGCGTGATGGCGAAGGAGTATCGCGAGGCAGTAGGACCGTGGCGCGCGTATCTGCCGGTGCTTGACCGATGAGCGTCGTATCACCTTTCGCCGCGACGACGTCGCCGTGAGTCAGAATGAGTAACGGTACACGCGCAGGTCTTTTCCGAATCAATCTCTTGCTGGTGGTGCTGGGTGCAGTTGCCGGCGCTCTTGCCGGAATCCCGCTCACCTGGCTCGGGAAGATCATCTCGGGCGCGCCGGAGCCGGCCACGCTTGCGACCTATCTCTGGAACGCGCGGGCGATGGCGGTGATGGGGGCGGTCTTTGCGCCGCTACTCGCCTGGTCGACGATGCGTCGGGTGCCGCTGTGGCGCGCTGCGCTCGAGACCGCCGCTGGGGGACTGGTTGGCGCAATCATCGGGATGATGCTGGCCTCAGGCGGATTGATGCTCTTCCTCGCCGGGGCGGGCATCTCCCTCTCCGCGTGGCGCCTCAATCGGGCGTATCCGGAGCGCATGCGTGTCGGCGACGGGAATGCCGATGAGACACCGGCAATCGGAGCATGACATCGTGTTCAACGACTCGTACGTAACGGTACTCGACCGATGACCGCGCCTCGCGCGGCCGCGGCGCTTGCCTTGACGACCCTCGCCGGTGCCTGTCACCAGACTCCGCCGGTGATGTGCACGATGGAGTTCCGGATGGTGCAGGTCGTCGCGGTGACCGAGGCGGGAGTGCCGGTGAGCGGCCTCACCGTGCGCGACAGCGTCTTGCGCACCCGGCACGGTTTCGGGGTTGAGCAGGGGAGCGGCCTTGCGCCCGGCGGCTACCTCGTCTTCAGCGACAACGAGCGTCGGGAACTCGGCGGCAAGCGGGAGAGTGTCCGAGTCATCGGGAGCGACGGCGGGCGCGGATTCGCGGCCGACTTCGTCTTCGAGGCCGATGCCTGTCATATCAGCAAGCGGAGCGGGCCGGACACGGTAATCGTGAGGTAATTCCAGCTGGGGCAGAGCAGGCTCGATGGGACTGTGTGGGCATCGCCGTGGGGAGCGTCAATGGGAGCACAACCCTGCCGACTGTGCGATTCCCTCACCATCGAGGCCTCGCGAGGCCCTCGTGGAGCACCCCGCCATGCATATCCAGCTCAATACCGATCACAACATCAAGGGCACCGAGGCACTCACCGAACAGATTGATGCGTCGGTGTCGGAAATTCTCAACCATGTCGGCTCGCAGGTTACCCGGGTCGAGATTCACCTCAGCGACCTCAACGGCGACACCAAGACCGGCCCGAACGAGATCCGTTGTCTGATGGAGGCTCGCCTCGCCGGTCACCAGCCGATGGTGGTGAGTTACGAGTCGGAGAGTGTGATGCAAGCCGTCGATGGCGCGGCCCACAAGCTCAAGACCGTCCTCGAGAGCACCCTCGCCCGGCTGGCGAGCCGCTAGCTTTCGGACCGAGTATTCACCTGCGAGGTCGCCCTGCCGCTCAGCAACACTCAGATCAGTGCGCTCGCCTGGCTGGCCCTCGGGATCCACCTCATCGTCGGGACGTCGGTGCTGCGCCATCGCAGCCCGGCGTCGCAGCTCGCGTGGGTGAACCTCGCCATGGGCTTCGCGGTCCTCGGCTACTGGGGACGCAACTGGTTCAGCTACCTCTTCCGCGGCATCACCTGGTATCTCAGTGATCAATGGCTGCCGGCGTATGCGCTGGTGGTCTGCGTCGTCGCCGGCCTCACGCTCCTGGGGCGCTATCAGGCAACGGCGTTCCACTGGATCGTCTTCGGTGTCAATACGGTCGTGCTGCTCGGTGCAGCGCTCTTCCTGACCTTCTTCCGGATGACGAGGTTGATCTAGGGTGAATCAGTCGCGCCTGCTCCTCTCCTTTGCCCTCTGTCTCGGGGCC
It contains:
- a CDS encoding VOC family protein, which gives rise to MPIQTGGVAPLIQVFDMPISVAFYRDVLGFTIVGQSAPGDDFDWGLFQLDGAVLMLNTAYERDERPAAPDPARIAAHQDTGLYFGTPDVDAVYEHLRGHGVKLAPPIIAPYGMKQLYLRDPDGYVLCFQAPAT
- a CDS encoding DinB family protein, which encodes MEFELAAGIALLERTPATLRAMLIGLPAEWVNATEGPESWSPYDILGHLVHGEQTDWIPRAAIILAQGSDRRFTVFDRFAQFRESEGKTTTDLLDEFDAHRKASLATLSGWQLTEAQLTLEGIHPEFGPVTLRQLLATWVAHDLGHIAQIARVMAKEYREAVGPWRAYLPVLDR
- a CDS encoding HPF/RaiA family ribosome-associated protein, translating into MHIQLNTDHNIKGTEALTEQIDASVSEILNHVGSQVTRVEIHLSDLNGDTKTGPNEIRCLMEARLAGHQPMVVSYESESVMQAVDGAAHKLKTVLESTLARLASR